Proteins encoded by one window of Mangifera indica cultivar Alphonso unplaced genomic scaffold, CATAS_Mindica_2.1 Un_0121, whole genome shotgun sequence:
- the LOC123207948 gene encoding chromatin assembly factor 1 subunit A-B-like: MAGVSLKCGDCGVLLKSVQEAQDHAELTSHSNFSESTEAVLNLVCTSCGKPCRSKTESDLHTKRTGHTEFADKTSEAAKPISLEVPKVDDESGEAMDVDGSGSSKPKEMIVPEVNKNLLEELEGMGFPAGRATRALHYSGNASLEAAVNWIVEHENDPDIDQMPMVPVSINAEASKPSLTPEEIKMKAQELRERAHKKKEEEEKKAEREREKERIRIGKELLEAKRIEEENERKRLLALRKAEKEEEKRAREKIRQKLEEDKAERRRKLGLPPEDPATAKPSTPVVEEKKSSLPVRPATKVEQMRECLRSLKQNHKDDDAKVKRAFQTLLTYIGNVAKNPNEEKFRKIRLNNQTFQDRVGALKGGIEFIELCGFEKIEGGEFLFLPRDKVEMALLNSAGAELNSAINNPFFGVL; the protein is encoded by the exons ATGGCGGGGGTGTCGTTGAAGTGCGGTGACTGTGGAGTCCTATTGAAGTCCGTTCAGGAAGCTCAAGACCACGCCGAGCTCACCTCTCATTCCAACTTCTCTGAGTCCACGGAGGCTGTTCTCAATCTCGTTTGCACCTCTTGCGGCAAACCTTGCCGATCCAAAACG GAAAGTGATTTGCACACGAAGAGAACGGGGCATACGGAGTTCGCTGATAAAACTTCGGAGGCCGCGAAACCTATAAGTTTGGAGGTTCCGAAGGTGGATGATGAATCGGGAGAGGCTATGGATGTTGATGGGAGTGGTAGTAGCAAGCCCAAAG aaatgaTTGTGCCAGAGGTTAATAAAAATCTACTCGAGGAACTAGAAGGAATGGGTTTCCCTGCAGGACGGGCAACCCGGGCACTACATTACTCTG GTAATGCCAGTCTTGAGGCTGCTGTGAATTGGATAGTTGAACATGAGAATGACCCAGATATAGACCAGATGCCCATG GTACCTGTCAGTATTAATGCTGAGGCTTCTAAACCTTCTCTTACACCTGAAGAAATTAAGATGAAAGCACAAGAACTAAG GGAGCGAGCTCAcaagaagaaagaggaagaagaaaagaaagctgaaagagaaagggaaaag GAGAGAATTCGAATTGGCAAGGAACTTCTTGAAGCAAAGCGGAttgaggaagaaaatgaaagaaaacg TTTGTTGGCCTTGCGGAAAGCTGAGAAAGAGGAGGAAAAGAGAGCCAGGGAAAAAATTCGTCAAAAGTTAGAAGAAGACAAG GCAGAAAGGAGGAGGAAGCTTGGATTGCCTCCTGAAGATCCTGCAACTGCCAAACCTTCAACACCAGTTGTAGAAGAGAAAAAG AGCTCATTGCCTGTTAGGCCTGCCACGAAGGTAGAGCAAATGCGAGAGTGTTTGCGATCTCTTAAGCAGAATCACAAG GATGATGATGCCAAAGTGAAGAGAGCATTCCAGACGCTTCTTACCTATATAGGGAATGTAGCCAAAAATCCTAATGAGGAGAAGTTCAGAAAAATTAGACTCAATAACCAAACCTTTCAG GATAGAGTTGGTGCACTAAAGGGGGGCATAGAGTTTATTGAGCTGTGCGGATTTGAGAAGATTGAAGGGGGTGAGTTCCTTTTTCTACCCCGAGACAAAGTGGAAATGGCATTGCTCAATTCAGCTGGCGCAGAGCTGAATTCCGCAATAAATAACCCCTTTTTTGGAGTTCTCTAA
- the LOC123207951 gene encoding small ubiquitin-related modifier 2-like, with amino-acid sequence MDHYVMLTVKNQEGNKLFFKVKGDQKLKKLLLAYCKKQILPYGAVQFLINGERFDHNLTPIQAGLKDGDEIDAMVHASGG; translated from the exons ATGGATCACTATGTAATGCTCACCGTAAAAAATCAG GAAGGAAATAAGCTGTTTTTCAAGGTCAAAGGTGACCAGAAGCTAAAGAAGCTTTTACTTGCTTATTGTAAGAAACAAATTCTGCCGTACGGGGCTGTTCAATTCTTAATCAATGGAGAACGATTTGATCATAATCTTACTCCTATTCAA GCTGGATTGAAGGATGGTGATGAGATAGACGCAATGGTACATGCAAGTGGCGGCTAA